The following proteins are co-located in the Corynebacterium aquilae DSM 44791 genome:
- a CDS encoding peptide chain release factor 3: protein MSDSTAATATPAHITQEANRRRTFAVIAHPDAGKSTLTEALALHAHVISEAGAVHGKAGRKATVSDWMEMEKDRGISIASSALQFEYAPEGHDGEPYMINLVDTPGHADFSEDTYRVLTAVDAAVMLIDGAKGLEPQTLKLFKVCKARGLPIVTVINKWDRPGMAPLELMDDIVNEIGLQPTPLFWPVGEAGDFRGLARVTEDGEADEYIHFIRTAGGSTIAPEEHYSPDEAQQREGEAWDTCAEEIELMTMDGAVHDQDLFLDCTTSPVIFASAMLNFGVHQILDTLCALAPAPASRASSDKAIEEATAAFDANREVADAFSGVVFKVQAGMDKNHRDSLAFMRIVSGEFTRGMQVTHAQSGRSFSTKYALTVFGRTRNTVEAAYPGDIVGLVNAGSLAPGDTIYAGRKVQYPPMPQFAPEHFRTLRAKSLGKYKQFRKALDQLASEGVVQILKNDARGDAAPVMAAVGPMQFEVMMARMENEYNVETVAEPIPYSVARRTTPETAAELAKQRGCEVFTRTDGELVALFGDKWRLQFIEKEHPEFVLEPLVAD from the coding sequence GTGTCTGACTCAACTGCCGCTACTGCCACTCCCGCCCACATCACCCAGGAAGCGAACCGTCGTCGTACGTTCGCGGTGATTGCGCACCCCGACGCCGGTAAGTCCACGTTGACTGAGGCGTTGGCGCTGCATGCGCACGTGATTTCGGAGGCCGGTGCGGTGCACGGCAAGGCCGGCCGTAAAGCAACGGTGTCGGACTGGATGGAGATGGAAAAAGACCGCGGTATTTCCATCGCGTCCTCGGCGCTGCAGTTTGAGTACGCCCCCGAGGGCCACGACGGCGAGCCGTACATGATCAACCTGGTCGATACCCCCGGCCACGCGGACTTTTCTGAAGACACCTACCGTGTGTTGACCGCGGTGGATGCGGCCGTGATGTTGATCGATGGCGCCAAGGGCCTGGAGCCGCAGACCCTGAAGCTGTTTAAGGTGTGTAAGGCCCGCGGCTTGCCGATTGTCACGGTGATTAACAAGTGGGACCGCCCCGGCATGGCGCCACTGGAGTTGATGGATGACATCGTCAACGAGATCGGCTTGCAGCCCACCCCGCTGTTTTGGCCGGTTGGTGAGGCCGGCGACTTCCGTGGTTTGGCGCGCGTGACCGAGGACGGTGAAGCCGATGAGTACATCCACTTCATCCGTACTGCCGGTGGTTCCACCATCGCCCCGGAGGAGCACTACTCCCCCGACGAGGCCCAGCAGCGCGAGGGCGAGGCGTGGGATACCTGCGCGGAGGAAATCGAGCTGATGACGATGGATGGTGCCGTGCACGATCAGGATTTGTTCCTGGATTGCACCACCTCCCCGGTGATTTTCGCCTCCGCCATGTTGAACTTCGGTGTGCACCAGATTCTGGACACCCTGTGCGCGCTGGCACCAGCACCCGCGTCGCGCGCGTCCTCCGATAAGGCGATTGAGGAAGCCACGGCTGCTTTCGATGCCAACCGTGAGGTCGCGGACGCGTTTTCCGGTGTGGTGTTTAAGGTGCAGGCCGGCATGGATAAAAACCACCGCGACTCCCTGGCGTTTATGCGTATCGTTTCCGGCGAGTTCACCCGCGGCATGCAGGTCACGCACGCCCAGTCGGGGCGCAGCTTTTCCACCAAGTACGCACTGACCGTGTTTGGTCGCACCCGTAACACGGTGGAGGCCGCCTACCCGGGCGACATTGTGGGCCTGGTCAACGCGGGTTCCCTGGCGCCGGGCGACACGATTTATGCGGGCCGTAAGGTGCAGTACCCGCCGATGCCGCAGTTCGCCCCGGAGCACTTCCGCACCCTGCGCGCAAAATCTTTGGGCAAGTACAAGCAGTTCCGCAAGGCCCTTGATCAACTCGCTTCTGAGGGCGTGGTGCAGATCCTGAAAAACGATGCCCGCGGTGATGCCGCCCCGGTGATGGCCGCGGTGGGTCCCATGCAGTTCGAGGTCATGATGGCCCGCATGGAAAACGAATACAACGTGGAAACCGTCGCCGAGCCCATCCCCTACTCGGTGGCGCGCCGCACCACCCCGGAGACCGCCGCAGAGCTGGCCAAGCAGCGCGGATGCGAGGTGTTTACCCGCACCGACGGTGAGCTGGTGGCCCTGTTTGGCGACAAGTGGCGCCTGCAGTTCATTGAGAAGGAACACCCCGAGTTCGTTCTCGAGCCGCTGGTCGCCGACTAG